One genomic window of Glycine soja cultivar W05 chromosome 9, ASM419377v2, whole genome shotgun sequence includes the following:
- the LOC114368425 gene encoding protein MAIN-LIKE 1-like — translation MAGYISLLQCWIYEHFPSVHRSVVDDGYAEASPRACRWLMGKAQMTGIKGAPYRARIDALTVTDVCWMPYAEHRGVRGYDLISSYTGQVRWGPIIVYLRPERVVRQMGYIQTVPLPPIRDSLTGTDIDDRWVHFSDHVAPTGKLCVVPGQVAPDYIEWFFQISHPFVTSTEDTAEPRPAPPPPTDDDFVEPPVAEVPVASDPPTHSVVDCTACVRMGRIAEHLERVINLRMVTAVTDLYDIMDLCLRIARDDDPDDSLRPRQRPRID, via the exons ATGGCTGGTTACATTTCACTACTTCAA TGCTGGATTTACGAGCACTTTCCATCAGTCCACAGGTCTGTTGTTGACGATGGTTATGCTGAGGCTAGCCCACGTGCCTGTAGGTGGCTTATGGGTAAGGCCCAGATGACCGGGATTAAGGGAGCCCCTTACAGAGCACGTATTGATGCCCTGACAGTGACTGACGTCTGTTGGATGCCGTATGCTGAGCATCGGGGAGTTCGAGGCTATGACTTGATCTCCTCGTACACGGGGCAAGTCAGATGGGGTCCGATCATCGTCTACCTTCGACCAGAGAGGGTGGTTCGGCAGATGGGGTACATTCAGACCGTTCCTCTGCCACCGATTCGTGATTCGTTGACAGGTACTGATATAGACGACCGATGGGTACACTTTTCAGACCATGTGGCGCCTACAGGGAAGCTCTGTGTAGTTCCTGGGCAGGTGGCCCCAGACTACATAGAGTGGTTTTTTCAGATTTCGCACCCCTTTGTGACGTCGACGGAGGACACTGCTGAGCCGAGACCTGCGCCTCCCCCTCCCACTGATGATGACTTCGTCGAGCCACCTGTCGCCGAGGTTCCAGTCGCGTCAGATCCCCCTACGCATTCTGTG GTTGATTGCACAGCATGTGTCAGGATGGGAAGGATTGCTGAGCATTTGGAGCGCGTCATCAACCTCAGGATGGTGACTGCAGTGACTGACTTATATGATATCATGGATCTTTGCCTGAGGATAGCTAGAGATGACGACCCAGATGACAGTCTTAGGCCGCGACAGAGACCCCGCATAGATTag